TATTCAACAACAGCATTCCAGGCTATTCGATTAGGGTAGATAAAAAAGGAGATGATGGTGTTTCACTGGAGGGAGTGATGATCTATGACCATACCAGTAACAATGGAATTGCAAAGATCATTATCGCTAAAGAGGGGAAAATGGCCAGTGATGATAAAAATCTTTTGCTGAAACTGAAGAATGGGGTGAGGTATGAGGAGTCTAGTGGCCGGAATACTGTTTATAATCCAAGACAGCAATTTACCCGAATGAGATTTAAAGAAACTGATCAGAAATTCGATATTTCAAGTTTCAAGATGAATAGGACGGATGAGCAGGGTTTCAGAAATAATACACAAATGCTCAATCTTAAGGGCTTGGTTAAAAAGGAAGATTCCTTGAGTAAGGAACTGGATAGCGTTAATAAATTTGCTGCCATGACTGTCTCCAGTTACTTTAAGCAGAATAATTATGTTAAAGGCTATACTAAGGTTAAAGCTGTTGAGAAGGCGATTGATAAGCCTGTATTAAGCTTAATGCCGGTAACGCAGAAACAAGCTGTAATTCAAAGTGCATTAGATCAGGCTAATTCTATAAAACAAACCACTTCCGGAAGGTTAACTGATTATGGAGACAGGATCAGAAATATTATCAAAGTCCAGATTGAATACCAGAAGAAATTTACTCTTGCAGCATCTTGTCTCCTTTTGTTTTTTATTGGTGCACCCTTAGGAGCTATCATTAGAAAAGGTGGTTTAGGTTTGCCTGTTGTAATGGCTATTGTTTTCTTTTTAATTTACCATATTATTGCTACTGTAGCTGAAAAGTCTGCAATTACAGGTACCCTTGCACCATTTTTCGGACCCTGGCTGGCGATTATTATATTATCTCCTGTAGGTGCATTCCTTACTTATAAGGCGACAGTTGATTCTGCATTATTTGATGTGAACAACCTGAAGCAATTTGTAGTAAGCCTGTTTAAAAAGAAAAAAACGAACCTTCAGGTCAAGCCTTAATCATTTAAGAAGTAAGGATCCATATTGGCTATTATTCCTTACTTATTTATGATACTTTAACAAGGGAATTTGAATGGGAAGGTTGTAACTTTGTACTTAATCTTAATAGCTAAACAAGCAGCTGATCTTGGCGTTTGTTTATCGATATATTTCAAAAAATGGAAATCAAATTAAATGCGATAGAAGAAGCTATTGCTGAAATACAAGCTGGTAAAGTAGTTATTGTTGTTGATGATGAGGATAGGGAGAATGAGGGTGATTTCCTTACAGCTGCTGCAAATGCAACACCTGAAGTGATTAACTTTATGGCAACGTATGGCAGAGGACTGATCTGCGCTGCTTTAACTGAACAACGATGCGATGAACTCGGATTAGAGCTGATGGTAGGAAAAAATACTGCAGCTTATGAGACAAATTTTACGGTTTCTGTTGATTTAATCGGCTATGGCTGTACTACTGGAATTTCAGCTTCTGATAGGTCAAAAACTATTCAGGCATTAATTAATCCTAAAATAGACCCTTCGGAATTGGGTAGACCGGGACATATATTTCCCCTAAGGTCTAAAGATGGAGGGGTCTTAAGAAGGTCCGGACACACAGAAGCTTCAGTAGATTTAGCGAGATTGGCTGGAATGGAACCTGCCGGGGTTTTAGTTGAAATCATGAAAGATGATGGAGAGATGGCCAGATTGCCCGATCTGATTAAAATTGCAGCTCAGCATCAGTTGAAAATTATTTCAATAAAAGATTTGATTGCTTATCGCCTAAGCAAAGAAAGCTTAATTAAAGAAGAAGTAACTGTTAATCTTCCAACAGATTGGGGAGATTTTAAAATGACAGCTTATACACAGCTGGATACCGGAGCAACGCATCTGGCAATCAGTAAAGGAGAATGGCTGCCTGATGAACCAGTGATGGTACGGGTGCATAGTTCTTGTGTAACCGGAGATATTTTTGGTTCCTGCCGTTGTGATTGTGGGCCGCAATTACACAAAGCTATGGAAATGATTGATAAAGAAGGTAAGGGCCTTATCGTCTACATGAATCAGGAGGGCAGGGGTATAGGATTAGTGAATAAATTACGTTCTTATAATCTTCAGGACGCAGGTTTAGACACTGTTGAAGCCAATATTAAACTAGGCTTTAAAGGTGATGAAAGAGATTATGGAGTAGGTGCCCAGATATTAAGAGCTCAGGGAATTTCCAAAATGAAACTAATGTCTAATAACCCCACAAAACGTGCAGGCCTGATTGGATATGGATTGGAAATTGTAGAGAATATTTCAATCGAAATCGAAAGCAACATACACAATGAACAATATCTGAGAACCAAGCGCGATAAAATGGGACATCAGATTATGAAGGGGTAAGACCCAATTCTATTTCTTTGGATTATTCTTTTGTTGTTCGTTAAGAATGGCCTCTTTGTTAATTAATTGCCTGGTTTTGGGAGCTTCCCCTTGCTGGGCTTTTTTCTTTTGATCTCTTTTGTACTTACCGGTTATTTTCTGAAGAAATTCTCTAAAGCTGTCAAACTGTTGAGTATAAACCAATCCTAATGAGGTTACATTGTTGTTCTGGTTGATGCCAGAAGTGGTAAAGATGGTTTGTTGGGTAGGAGGCTTGTTTGACAACTTGCCAATCAATGTGCCATCCTTTTTGATCAGGCCGAGAATCTCTACCTCACCTCCAACATTGTTTCTTGTGAAGCCTGAAAGTGATAAATCGTTCGTACTACCTCTGTTCACAATTCCTGCATTTAAGATGACACGATCATTAAAGAGCCTGAACGAGGCATTAGCTTCCGTTAGTGAGCGCACATTGAAGTCAACAAAGTCAAGATTTAAAGACGAAAGAACATTATTAAGCTGATTGAATAATAGCTCTGTTGCTGTACTGGTTACACCACTGGTAAGCTGTTTCCCCAGATCTTCATTTCCGGTTCCGGGAGCAAAGCTTCTTCTGATGATTAAGCTCAATGCCTGTAGGTTCAGGTTATTGGAGTCATTGAAATAAGCCTGCATTTCTTCCTTGATTGCCGGATTTGACGGGAAGAAGATGTCCAGTTTGATATCGGGTTTTAGTAGTAAGCCTGATAATCCCATTTCTACTTCTGTCAATACCCGTTCATCTTTGCTACTTCCGGGGTCTCTGTTGGCCGCAGTATAGAGATCCCTCAGGCTCGTTCTAAGTGCATATATGGCCTTCAATTGTATTTGGGCAGCGGTAGGGTTGCCTGTCCATCTGATCGTCCCACCTTGTCTGATATTGAATTTCTTATTGATCACTTCCTGCGCGGTGAAATCGAAACTACCATTTTCAATGATATAATCTCCGGACATGTCGAAATCCCCCAGGCTATTTATCTTTAAGGTGAGATCAGTAGCATTCCCTCTTCCACTAAGGTTCCCCAGACTGGTAAAGATGTTGGCAACACTATTTGCATCAACATCTAGTTTTAAATTCATGGTGAGTCCATCAAAACTGGTTTGCTTTTTTACCGTTTTGGTCGTATCCTTACTTACAAATGTGATGAAATCCTTACTTGAAACGGTTTCAGAGCTATTTAATGGAAGATTAAAAACGGTTCCTTTTTCAGTTTTTGCATCTATATCGATAAACATGCGATTCGTCGGGCCTTTGAAAATAAACGTCCCTGTTCCGTAGGCTTGTCCATAGTAAACGGGGTTGTCTTTCTCTGTGGTGTTAAGTGCCATGAAATTTTTCGCTTTTACTACCACATCAATAGTCGGGTTATCGATGTTATTGAGGTCGACTGTTCCATTTGCCACTGCCTGGTTATTATCTACATCAACTAATATAAGGTCATTTATTTTAATGATACTATTGTCTATAATCACCTGGTCATTGAGTGTATAGGCTGTTTGAAGATAATTTATAGTCATTTTGCCCTTGTTAAAAGCCACTTCTCCATTGATTTCAGGTTTTTCAAAGGGGCCTTTGACATTGAGGTCTGCTGAGATATTTCCTTTTAGTTTTGACACCAGTTGCTTCACAAAAGGCTCCAGAACAGCCATTTCTGTCTCATCTAATTTCAGGTGAAGATCTATTTCTTTTTTCTCCAGATCGAGATTGCCTCTTGCTCTGAGGGTTTCTTTATCAAGGGCAACAATGGTAGTGTAGATATTGACCACGTTGTTGGCTTTGTGATAAGAAGACGTATCTGTTAAACTACCAATATAAGTATCATTGAAACTAAGCGAGTCAATGGTGATGTTGTCCGAAATTCTTGGCGATTTCAATACCTGATAAAGTTTTGTTTCCCCATTTAACTGCCCGGATAATCTAACGCCAAGCCCTTTTACAAAAGGATTTAACGTCTTCAAATCAAATTTTTCGAACCCAACAAGGATCAGGTCTTCGGGATCTTTGGAAAGGACCCCGTCAATTTTTAACAGCTGATGCCCATTACTTAGATCAAAATTGTCGATCTGTGTTTTGCCCTCATGAAAACTAATTCTTACTTTTTCCTGAATTTTCCAGTCTTCATTATTGATTTTCAAAATAGAAGGTAGGATGCTAATCCGGCCAACAGTATCTGTAGCAAATTCAACAAGACCGTTCAGATCGAGTGAATTTGCATCGTCTGAATTGGCGAGTTTTACGTTTAAAGCCAGACTATCATTTCTGAGAATATTTGAAATATTGACATTCTTAATGTATAGACTATCATTAATGTCAACCCGGTCGGAAGTGATAATTGCCTGTAGCTGATTGACAGATGTATTCTCATCTACAATGATGTTGTTGACTACTATCCCTTCATATTTCAATTTTTTTACAAAACCATTTATGGTGGCTGTCTTCTTCTGAGAATCGAAATTTCCAATAAAAATTGCCTGATCTTCAATTTCTAAGCCTGGAACAAGGAGCTGGGCAACGGGCTCGAATTTTTTGATCTTTAAGTTGAATTGAAAAATCTGGTCTTTATAATTGATGATTTCCGCTTTAAGTGAAGGAATATAAGTTTTAGCTAATGCCTTAAAGTAAGATGGTAATGTGTTCAGATCATATTGACCTTTGATACTGGCATCCAGAATATCTGAATTGATTGTCAGGCTTCGGTCTTTGCCAATACCATTGGCATTTAGCTGTATGGAATCAATATGATAAATTCCTTTTACATTATTCAGTTGTATATGTTGTACTAGTAAGTTACCCTGAATATTGTCCAGATTGGTCCCAGAAAAATTAGTGCTGAATGTAGCGTCAACCTGAAGAGAGTCCTTATATAATTTTAGTGCTTTGAGTCTCGCTTTTTTTATGTCAGCTTTAAAGTTGAATTCCGGAAGTTTTCCGTTAAGATTGACTCCCCCATCAAAATTCAGTTTAATATTTTTATCATTAACCTTTAAACTTCCATCGAAATATTTTTTTTCAAAAGTCCCATCGATATTAACATTTGTATACCTGTAATTGTTGAAATCAATATAATCGATATCTCCATCTAGTTTTTCATACAGACTTTTGATTTCCGTACCTCGGCCTTTAACATTTAGGGAAGCGGTAATTCTTCCAAGGCTTTTTTCGTCAATAAGGTTTCCCAAATTGAAATCGTAGGTTTTTACATTTCCTGAATAGGATGGAGTTCCTTTTTTGTCGATTTTCATATTGACATCGGAAACCACACGGCCTAGCTGTGTTTTGAATTCTCCATAGGCGATGAAATCATTCTGGAAACCTGTAAAAGAGCCATTAAAGTTTACATTTCCGAATTTGGAGACCACCTCAGGTATTGTTTTTGCTTTTTTTCCAGTGATGCCAGTCAGGATTTGATCAAGATCCTTTTTATTCGTTCCCGCCATTTCAATTTTGAGATCCATAAATGTCTCTTTTAAAACCGGCAGTCCTTTGAGGACAAAATCACCTTTGATATGAGTTGCTTTCCCCGCTTTTATGGCCAATTTTTTTGCCCTCA
This region of Pedobacter steynii genomic DNA includes:
- a CDS encoding LptF/LptG family permease, producing the protein MKKIHLLLLKAFIRPFFVTFFIVMFILLMFFLFKYVDDLIGKGFEWYVILELMYYASAANVSMALPLSILLSSIMTFGTLGENYELVAIKSAGVSLQKAMMPLLVLIVFIAIGSFLFSDVMLPKANLKFGSLLWDIRNKKLSFLIKEGVFNNSIPGYSIRVDKKGDDGVSLEGVMIYDHTSNNGIAKIIIAKEGKMASDDKNLLLKLKNGVRYEESSGRNTVYNPRQQFTRMRFKETDQKFDISSFKMNRTDEQGFRNNTQMLNLKGLVKKEDSLSKELDSVNKFAAMTVSSYFKQNNYVKGYTKVKAVEKAIDKPVLSLMPVTQKQAVIQSALDQANSIKQTTSGRLTDYGDRIRNIIKVQIEYQKKFTLAASCLLLFFIGAPLGAIIRKGGLGLPVVMAIVFFLIYHIIATVAEKSAITGTLAPFFGPWLAIIILSPVGAFLTYKATVDSALFDVNNLKQFVVSLFKKKKTNLQVKP
- a CDS encoding translocation/assembly module TamB domain-containing protein, whose product is MLVAILLFALQFKPVQTFVAKKAAAYLSKELNTTISLTGIYIKPFKSLVLENLLVLDQQKDTLLNTPKLLVDINQLSLEKRIIDVSTVQLNDGTFFLKSYKDESTNLDFIIDYFDSGAPTVKKKKKPYKITFDRIILNNIDFKYKNLKIDTVMKGVNFEDVHLSNLNGIFEKLNTTDHILQADIKNLTFKEKSGFYLKNLTAFTTVDTNKIELQKLLLETNHSKLQDYFKMSFNRFKDFNDYVNKVRMKANFKNSHIASRDVSFFTSELDQMNLNLDVDGQITGLVNNLRAKKLAIKAGKATHIKGDFVLKGLPVLKETFMDLKIEMAGTNKKDLDQILTGITGKKAKTIPEVVSKFGNVNFNGSFTGFQNDFIAYGEFKTQLGRVVSDVNMKIDKKGTPSYSGNVKTYDFNLGNLIDEKSLGRITASLNVKGRGTEIKSLYEKLDGDIDYIDFNNYRYTNVNIDGTFEKKYFDGSLKVNDKNIKLNFDGGVNLNGKLPEFNFKADIKKARLKALKLYKDSLQVDATFSTNFSGTNLDNIQGNLLVQHIQLNNVKGIYHIDSIQLNANGIGKDRSLTINSDILDASIKGQYDLNTLPSYFKALAKTYIPSLKAEIINYKDQIFQFNLKIKKFEPVAQLLVPGLEIEDQAIFIGNFDSQKKTATINGFVKKLKYEGIVVNNIIVDENTSVNQLQAIITSDRVDINDSLYIKNVNISNILRNDSLALNVKLANSDDANSLDLNGLVEFATDTVGRISILPSILKINNEDWKIQEKVRISFHEGKTQIDNFDLSNGHQLLKIDGVLSKDPEDLILVGFEKFDLKTLNPFVKGLGVRLSGQLNGETKLYQVLKSPRISDNITIDSLSFNDTYIGSLTDTSSYHKANNVVNIYTTIVALDKETLRARGNLDLEKKEIDLHLKLDETEMAVLEPFVKQLVSKLKGNISADLNVKGPFEKPEINGEVAFNKGKMTINYLQTAYTLNDQVIIDNSIIKINDLILVDVDNNQAVANGTVDLNNIDNPTIDVVVKAKNFMALNTTEKDNPVYYGQAYGTGTFIFKGPTNRMFIDIDAKTEKGTVFNLPLNSSETVSSKDFITFVSKDTTKTVKKQTSFDGLTMNLKLDVDANSVANIFTSLGNLSGRGNATDLTLKINSLGDFDMSGDYIIENGSFDFTAQEVINKKFNIRQGGTIRWTGNPTAAQIQLKAIYALRTSLRDLYTAANRDPGSSKDERVLTEVEMGLSGLLLKPDIKLDIFFPSNPAIKEEMQAYFNDSNNLNLQALSLIIRRSFAPGTGNEDLGKQLTSGVTSTATELLFNQLNNVLSSLNLDFVDFNVRSLTEANASFRLFNDRVILNAGIVNRGSTNDLSLSGFTRNNVGGEVEILGLIKKDGTLIGKLSNKPPTQQTIFTTSGINQNNNVTSLGLVYTQQFDSFREFLQKITGKYKRDQKKKAQQGEAPKTRQLINKEAILNEQQKNNPKK
- a CDS encoding bifunctional 3,4-dihydroxy-2-butanone-4-phosphate synthase/GTP cyclohydrolase II; the encoded protein is MEIKLNAIEEAIAEIQAGKVVIVVDDEDRENEGDFLTAAANATPEVINFMATYGRGLICAALTEQRCDELGLELMVGKNTAAYETNFTVSVDLIGYGCTTGISASDRSKTIQALINPKIDPSELGRPGHIFPLRSKDGGVLRRSGHTEASVDLARLAGMEPAGVLVEIMKDDGEMARLPDLIKIAAQHQLKIISIKDLIAYRLSKESLIKEEVTVNLPTDWGDFKMTAYTQLDTGATHLAISKGEWLPDEPVMVRVHSSCVTGDIFGSCRCDCGPQLHKAMEMIDKEGKGLIVYMNQEGRGIGLVNKLRSYNLQDAGLDTVEANIKLGFKGDERDYGVGAQILRAQGISKMKLMSNNPTKRAGLIGYGLEIVENISIEIESNIHNEQYLRTKRDKMGHQIMKG